The proteins below are encoded in one region of Segatella copri:
- a CDS encoding DUF4407 domain-containing protein yields MKKDSHNELEYVEWGGFLNEFLWMCCGVNRKIVRQCPTDYAKYAGMGGTILFTAIMASLSGSYALFSVFDDEVVAICFGVFWGLLIFNLDRFIVNTMYSDGKVTISWQEFKSGLPRIIMAIFLGIVISTPLELKIFEDAIDIRIEQDKDKLLQDKISGSVQLRDSIAQKRDEIMNGVALFDSQITTSSTETNSLLSGIQALQGKITPVRAKVQNLSNEIRMLDSRIAMAKKNNVGYASFLQKRNALRSQRSSLQMQLNNLNSEVRRKSGEAAASDGRLKDLMARKQDETTKESERLQHDVDSINNIINEANVRHKDWDERTIKERGSFRDKLDVEYKGFQAKMSAFSELKDESTSTQIASLFIMLLFVIIETAPTFFKMMIASGPYDDMLRAEMYRVRVLADKQISDLNDEVNTEVTISTERNKQKLEAEQKANQELMNKVALAQAEILNVAIEEWREQELKKVKANPSDYIQSNVPNNAGVTVKA; encoded by the coding sequence ATGAAGAAAGATAGTCATAATGAATTAGAATATGTTGAATGGGGAGGCTTCTTAAATGAGTTCCTTTGGATGTGTTGTGGCGTAAACCGTAAAATCGTGAGACAATGTCCAACGGATTACGCCAAGTATGCGGGAATGGGAGGTACAATTTTGTTTACTGCAATAATGGCGTCTTTGTCAGGAAGCTATGCTTTGTTTTCTGTTTTTGATGATGAAGTTGTTGCTATTTGTTTTGGAGTCTTTTGGGGATTGCTGATCTTCAACCTTGACAGATTTATCGTGAATACAATGTATTCAGATGGAAAGGTGACAATTAGTTGGCAAGAGTTTAAGTCTGGTCTTCCTCGAATCATAATGGCAATATTCTTAGGTATAGTAATATCTACTCCTTTAGAGTTAAAAATATTTGAAGATGCTATAGATATACGAATAGAGCAGGACAAGGATAAGTTGCTGCAAGATAAAATAAGCGGTAGCGTGCAACTTCGTGACTCTATAGCTCAGAAGCGTGATGAAATAATGAACGGAGTAGCTCTTTTTGATAGTCAGATTACGACTAGCAGCACAGAAACTAATTCTTTGCTTTCTGGTATTCAGGCTTTGCAGGGAAAAATTACTCCAGTGCGTGCCAAAGTGCAGAATCTGTCAAATGAAATCCGTATGTTGGATTCTCGAATAGCCATGGCGAAAAAGAATAACGTTGGATATGCTTCGTTTTTGCAAAAAAGAAATGCTTTGCGTTCACAACGTTCGAGTTTGCAAATGCAGTTGAATAATCTAAATTCGGAAGTAAGAAGAAAAAGTGGTGAAGCAGCTGCTTCTGATGGTAGATTGAAAGATTTGATGGCAAGAAAGCAGGATGAGACTACTAAGGAAAGTGAAAGATTGCAGCATGATGTGGATTCTATCAATAATATTATTAATGAAGCAAATGTCCGTCATAAAGATTGGGATGAACGTACAATTAAAGAAAGAGGTTCTTTTAGAGATAAATTGGACGTTGAATATAAAGGGTTTCAAGCAAAAATGAGTGCATTCTCTGAATTAAAGGATGAAAGTACTTCTACTCAAATTGCATCGTTGTTTATAATGTTGCTCTTTGTCATTATAGAAACGGCTCCAACATTCTTTAAAATGATGATTGCTTCTGGACCATATGACGATATGCTTAGGGCGGAAATGTATCGAGTTAGAGTTCTTGCGGATAAGCAAATTTCTGATTTGAATGATGAGGTAAATACGGAAGTAACCATTTCTACTGAACGCAATAAACAGAAGTTGGAGGCGGAGCAGAAGGCTAATCAAGAGTTGATGAATAAGGTTGCTTTGGCTCAAGCGGAAATATTAAATGTTGCTATTGAAGAATGGCGAGAACAAGAATTGAAGAAAGTAAAGGCTAACCCTTCTGATTATATTCAATCAAATGTTCCTAATAATGCAGGTGTAACAGTAAAAGCGTAA
- a CDS encoding ATP-binding protein, which produces MKYPIGIQDFEQIIEGDYVYLDKTALVYDLVTNGKIYFLCRPRRFGKSLLVSTLKYYFEGKKELFKGLAIDKLEKEWKQYPVFHLDFNGINFTDAGMLDKTLLGFVERQEKIYGRDEFAEGLGSRFVSVLKAAHEKTGLRAVVLIDEYDKPLLDVLDQDLNITINGQKRKLEEWNREVLKGFYSVFKAADADLQFVLLTGVTKFSQVSVFSGFNQPDDISMDEHYEALCGITEEELYSTFEEQIKVMAVRYKTTEEGMKYKLKRKFDGYHFSSDMLDIYNPFSILNSLSKKRLSDFWFRTGTPTYLVRLLSHFKENLNELTGKYYPTSSFVDYRADVEAPLPMIYQSGYLTIKDWNMNMDSYLLDFPNDEVKNGFLTLVATSYLQPKESTDAFVLQVVSAMDVGDCHQLENLMTSFFASIPYSQRRKGDEREKERYFQYTFYLVLRMISCFTVFIEKQQSEGRVDCVVETQNYIYIFEFKRDGSAEEALKQIEDMGYAREYAADGRKIYQIGCNFSSKTGTIDGWKMK; this is translated from the coding sequence ATGAAATATCCTATAGGAATACAAGACTTCGAACAAATCATAGAAGGTGATTATGTTTATCTTGATAAGACGGCATTGGTCTATGACTTAGTGACTAATGGTAAAATATACTTTCTGTGTCGTCCTAGACGATTCGGAAAGTCGTTGCTCGTATCTACCTTGAAATACTATTTTGAGGGAAAAAAGGAGTTGTTCAAGGGGCTTGCCATCGACAAGCTGGAGAAGGAATGGAAGCAATATCCTGTGTTCCATTTAGACTTCAATGGCATTAATTTTACTGATGCAGGAATGTTGGATAAAACCCTGTTAGGTTTTGTTGAACGACAGGAAAAAATATATGGGAGGGATGAGTTTGCTGAAGGATTGGGAAGCCGATTTGTATCTGTCCTCAAAGCTGCCCATGAGAAAACTGGTCTTCGTGCTGTTGTCTTGATTGATGAATACGACAAGCCTTTGCTAGATGTCTTGGACCAAGATTTGAATATTACAATCAATGGTCAGAAGAGAAAGTTGGAGGAATGGAATAGAGAAGTTTTGAAAGGTTTTTATTCAGTTTTCAAGGCAGCCGATGCCGATTTGCAGTTCGTTTTGTTGACTGGCGTTACCAAGTTCTCTCAGGTGAGTGTGTTCAGTGGTTTTAACCAACCTGATGACATCAGTATGGATGAGCATTACGAGGCACTTTGCGGTATTACGGAAGAAGAGTTGTATTCCACATTCGAGGAACAGATTAAAGTGATGGCTGTGAGATATAAGACTACAGAGGAGGGGATGAAATACAAGTTGAAACGTAAGTTCGACGGTTATCATTTTAGCTCAGACATGCTCGATATCTATAATCCGTTTAGTATCTTGAATTCTTTGAGCAAGAAGAGACTAAGTGACTTTTGGTTTCGTACTGGTACACCAACTTATTTGGTTCGCTTGCTTTCCCATTTTAAGGAGAATTTGAATGAATTGACAGGCAAGTATTATCCAACAAGTAGTTTCGTGGATTATCGAGCAGATGTAGAAGCGCCATTGCCTATGATTTATCAGAGTGGCTATCTTACGATAAAGGATTGGAACATGAATATGGATTCCTATCTTTTGGATTTTCCGAATGATGAGGTGAAAAATGGATTCCTTACTTTGGTGGCTACTAGCTATTTGCAGCCAAAAGAATCGACAGATGCTTTTGTTTTACAAGTGGTGAGTGCTATGGACGTGGGAGATTGCCATCAGTTGGAGAATCTGATGACTTCCTTCTTTGCCAGCATTCCTTATAGCCAGCGTCGCAAGGGCGATGAGCGCGAGAAGGAGCGTTATTTCCAATATACCTTTTATCTCGTATTGAGAATGATCAGCTGTTTCACTGTGTTCATTGAAAAGCAGCAAAGCGAAGGTAGGGTAGATTGTGTGGTTGAGACCCAGAACTATATCTACATCTTCGAATTCAAGCGTGATGGTTCGGCAGAGGAAGCCCTGAAGCAGATAGAGGATATGGGCTATGCCAGGGAATATGCAGCAGATGGCAGAAAGATTTATCAGATAGGCTGCAACTTCTCATCGAAGACGGGAACCATTGATGGGTGGAAAATGAAGTAG
- a CDS encoding DUF1810 domain-containing protein produces MSDSTPADIIRYPNAQQPHYDLLRFLDAQEFAYTQALGELKEGRKQSHWIWYIFPQQKGLGHSYNSKFYGLDGEGEARAYVEHEILGDRLRECCKALLLHKDKDIKYIMGSGIDVLKLKTSMRLFNKVSPNDVFEKVLDAFFLNHSE; encoded by the coding sequence GTGTCTGATTCTACACCTGCGGACATTATCAGATATCCAAATGCTCAGCAGCCACACTATGATCTCTTGCGTTTTCTGGATGCACAGGAGTTTGCCTATACCCAGGCTTTAGGTGAACTGAAGGAAGGACGAAAGCAAAGCCATTGGATATGGTATATCTTCCCGCAACAGAAGGGACTCGGACATAGTTACAATTCTAAATTCTATGGCTTGGATGGCGAGGGTGAAGCCAGAGCCTATGTTGAACATGAAATTCTGGGTGATAGACTCCGTGAATGCTGCAAGGCGCTCTTGCTCCATAAGGATAAGGATATCAAATATATCATGGGAAGCGGAATTGACGTGCTGAAACTCAAAACTTCTATGCGTCTCTTCAATAAAGTTAGTCCTAATGATGTGTTTGAGAAAGTATTGGATGCTTTCTTTTTAAACCATTCAGAATAG
- a CDS encoding AarF/UbiB family protein, giving the protein MALPSIPEYDTSIKVQDLVLPTVLQDGHPIEKRNRLVKYAGGFCVVYPYQTPGKKYAVRCWHAEIAESKQRTKLISEALHASGLPYFVGFDYYDEGILTAIGKQPIVVMDWVDALPLKKYIGEHIHESSVISVLADTFMTMVKDLHRNHFSHGDLQHGNIMVKNDGSIILVDYDSMYVPSLQGMKDEIKGLVGYQHNARWNNEFLSEKADYFSELVIYLSLKALALFPSLWDDLHIEDTETMLFSKEDIDNPSKSMVIDKLKSNSTLLPMVNRLIEFVGKTSIDELLPLEQVLKSEAEGISSKWASGNGYKQKKAKVTESSMIYSKWGSGNGYIKTEVNQKKMAKLSDNISNKFKRSE; this is encoded by the coding sequence ATGGCGTTACCGAGTATTCCAGAGTATGATACCTCTATAAAAGTACAAGATTTAGTCTTGCCTACAGTTTTGCAAGATGGGCATCCTATAGAAAAAAGAAACCGTCTTGTAAAATATGCAGGTGGTTTTTGTGTGGTGTACCCTTATCAAACACCTGGTAAGAAATATGCAGTTCGTTGTTGGCATGCAGAAATTGCAGAAAGTAAACAAAGAACTAAATTGATATCGGAGGCATTACATGCAAGTGGATTGCCATATTTCGTAGGCTTTGATTACTATGATGAAGGTATATTAACTGCTATAGGCAAGCAACCAATAGTGGTGATGGATTGGGTAGATGCCCTGCCATTAAAGAAATATATAGGCGAGCATATTCATGAAAGTTCTGTTATCAGTGTTTTGGCAGATACATTCATGACAATGGTAAAAGACTTGCATCGTAACCATTTCTCTCATGGAGACCTACAACATGGAAATATTATGGTGAAGAATGATGGAAGTATCATTCTTGTGGATTATGATTCTATGTATGTCCCATCTTTGCAAGGGATGAAAGATGAGATAAAGGGGCTTGTTGGCTATCAACATAATGCTCGTTGGAATAATGAATTTCTTTCGGAAAAGGCAGACTATTTTTCTGAATTGGTGATATATCTGAGTTTGAAGGCTTTGGCTTTGTTCCCGTCTCTTTGGGATGATTTGCATATTGAAGATACTGAAACTATGCTTTTTTCCAAAGAAGATATAGATAATCCATCAAAATCTATGGTGATAGATAAACTAAAATCTAATAGTACATTGTTGCCAATGGTAAATAGATTGATAGAGTTTGTCGGAAAGACAAGCATTGATGAATTGTTGCCGTTAGAACAAGTCTTGAAAAGTGAAGCAGAAGGAATTTCCTCAAAATGGGCTTCGGGAAATGGTTACAAGCAGAAAAAAGCAAAAGTGACAGAATCATCTATGATATATAGTAAATGGGGAAGTGGCAATGGGTACATTAAGACTGAGGTAAATCAGAAGAAAATGGCTAAATTGTCTGATAACATTTCTAATAAATTTAAAAGATCTGAATAA
- a CDS encoding protein phosphatase 2C domain-containing protein: protein MDIRAFITHKEAETFSDCQDRFSINSDTKSVAVSDGMSQSFFQKIWAENLVDAFVNNPRWNLYGEQCNEFLKELQGKWLEKVLDRIKEQKHDGTKENIIYRNEKFVAQGKSAGATLLGVRFVGANWHCQVLGDSCLIEIKDGEIVQICTSQEGDEFDNFPDHFDSNPKQSGKGNVKEFKGTLETDSVLLLVSDPFSDFLNERRKKGSVKELVDALLNIGTHEDFEKLVSDWRITKGMHNDDSTLVVIRYDGNTEFNVGYEDSLKNLGQDDSKKTLMPVMKTNESEIDEEFIKDFMGSFERNLRKKPGIKNLTGQIAYKFVKKSLRETLESHCKKYKFLKR from the coding sequence ATGGATATACGTGCGTTTATAACACATAAAGAAGCAGAAACATTTTCTGATTGCCAGGACAGATTTAGTATCAATTCTGATACTAAATCTGTGGCAGTATCAGATGGAATGTCCCAATCTTTTTTCCAAAAGATTTGGGCGGAGAACCTTGTTGATGCTTTTGTAAATAATCCTCGTTGGAACTTGTATGGCGAACAGTGTAATGAATTTTTAAAAGAACTGCAAGGCAAATGGTTAGAAAAAGTGCTGGATAGAATTAAAGAACAAAAACATGACGGAACGAAAGAAAATATAATTTATCGTAATGAGAAATTTGTGGCACAGGGGAAATCTGCGGGAGCGACTTTGCTTGGCGTTCGTTTTGTTGGTGCTAACTGGCATTGTCAAGTACTTGGTGATTCCTGCTTGATAGAAATCAAAGATGGGGAAATCGTGCAAATTTGTACATCGCAAGAGGGGGATGAATTTGATAACTTTCCTGACCATTTTGATAGTAATCCAAAGCAGTCTGGTAAAGGAAATGTAAAAGAATTTAAAGGAACGTTAGAAACGGATAGTGTTCTTTTGTTGGTTTCTGATCCATTTTCTGATTTTTTGAACGAACGAAGGAAAAAGGGGAGTGTCAAGGAACTTGTTGATGCACTTTTGAATATTGGAACCCATGAGGATTTTGAAAAACTTGTTTCTGATTGGAGGATTACCAAAGGTATGCATAATGACGATAGTACTTTAGTTGTTATTCGCTATGACGGAAATACTGAATTTAATGTTGGATATGAGGATTCCTTAAAGAATTTGGGACAAGATGACTCGAAGAAGACTTTAATGCCAGTGATGAAAACGAACGAAAGTGAAATTGATGAAGAATTTATAAAAGATTTCATGGGTTCTTTTGAAAGAAACTTACGTAAGAAACCTGGTATTAAGAACCTCACAGGACAAATTGCATATAAGTTTGTGAAAAAATCGCTGAGAGAGACTTTGGAAAGTCATTGCAAAAAGTATAAATTTTTGAAACGATAG
- a CDS encoding vWA domain-containing protein encodes MAKNEKQWSSATPGLLIILLDQSGSMLSPYAAGKNRTEFASLAVNKVIDNIISKNYDGEAPKNRCFISVIGYNHDVKELCSGWLKDLDENPLRYETAKEKQYNGNGGIIEVEVKQPVWVEPITQDGATNMLGAFKLAKDLCEKWMKDNADGPAPVIINISDGVPYYDGKDPRVCMKETVELVDSIKSLSNNDGNVLIFNAEIGEDSNKVVFPTERGTIQQVEAQFLFDITSEIPDSYKDAARKKELDVKEGSRACIFNAGAVDLIQLIDFGSSKGQGDKGL; translated from the coding sequence ATGGCAAAAAATGAAAAACAATGGAGTTCTGCGACTCCTGGTCTTTTAATTATCTTGTTGGATCAGTCTGGTTCAATGTTAAGCCCTTATGCTGCAGGAAAAAACCGTACAGAATTTGCTTCTTTGGCTGTAAACAAAGTGATAGATAATATTATATCTAAGAATTATGATGGTGAGGCTCCAAAGAATCGTTGCTTTATTTCTGTAATAGGTTATAATCACGATGTCAAAGAGTTGTGTTCTGGTTGGTTAAAAGATCTTGATGAGAATCCTTTGCGTTATGAAACAGCCAAGGAGAAACAGTATAATGGTAATGGGGGAATTATCGAGGTTGAGGTAAAACAACCAGTTTGGGTTGAGCCAATTACGCAAGATGGTGCAACAAATATGTTGGGTGCTTTTAAATTAGCTAAAGACTTGTGCGAAAAATGGATGAAAGATAATGCTGATGGTCCTGCCCCTGTTATAATAAATATATCAGATGGTGTGCCTTATTATGATGGAAAAGATCCAAGAGTGTGTATGAAAGAGACTGTTGAGTTGGTTGACTCAATAAAGAGCCTTTCGAACAACGATGGTAATGTCCTAATTTTTAATGCTGAAATAGGTGAGGATTCTAATAAAGTTGTATTCCCAACAGAACGTGGTACGATACAGCAAGTTGAGGCTCAGTTCTTATTTGATATAACAAGTGAAATTCCTGATTCTTACAAGGATGCAGCTCGCAAGAAAGAATTAGATGTGAAGGAAGGTTCTCGTGCTTGTATATTTAATGCCGGAGCAGTAGATCTTATTCAGTTGATAGATTTTGGCTCATCTAAAGGTCAAGGAGATAAAGGTTTGTAA
- a CDS encoding dicarboxylate/amino acid:cation symporter, whose amino-acid sequence MKNKQTRQLVLWIGALIVGAVLGIFGISWLDGLMNFIATVYTRLFQLLAVPTIALAVITTLASLGNQADTGKIFRHAITYTLLTTIAAAAVGLVLYNIVSPGNLPTALVQSGMADVPQKLGETSYYDHILGVIPNNIIKPFAEGNVLSILILAAAAGIALAKMPSSDKKEVVMKGLFGLQDLLFMLIHGLIWALPLGIVAFAAQLSAQFSAGIVMASLGKYVAVILGGNVIQFFIILPLFLLARGLNPVRTLGKMMPAVLMALFTKSSAATLPVTMQTAEDRLGVSNQVSRFVLPICTTINMNGCAAFILVTSLFLMQNGGMPLPWTTMILWLFISVISAVGNAGVPMGCYFLTLSLMSGINAPIGIMGIILPIYTIIDMIETAENVWSDSCVCAMVDRDLKR is encoded by the coding sequence GTGAAGAATAAGCAAACCCGGCAGCTGGTACTATGGATTGGCGCTTTGATAGTAGGCGCAGTCTTGGGGATATTCGGCATCAGCTGGCTGGATGGTCTGATGAACTTCATAGCCACGGTCTATACCCGCTTATTTCAGCTTCTGGCAGTACCAACCATAGCCTTGGCTGTTATCACAACCCTGGCATCCTTGGGCAACCAGGCAGATACCGGTAAGATATTCCGCCACGCCATCACCTACACCCTGCTCACGACGATAGCAGCTGCAGCAGTGGGACTGGTGCTCTACAACATCGTTTCTCCAGGCAATTTACCTACAGCCTTGGTACAGAGCGGTATGGCGGATGTTCCCCAAAAGCTGGGAGAAACCAGCTATTATGACCATATTCTTGGGGTAATACCCAACAACATCATCAAGCCGTTTGCCGAAGGAAATGTACTCTCTATATTGATTTTGGCGGCAGCAGCAGGTATTGCTTTAGCCAAGATGCCATCAAGCGATAAGAAAGAAGTCGTGATGAAGGGATTGTTTGGATTACAGGATCTGCTTTTTATGCTGATTCATGGATTAATCTGGGCTCTGCCTCTGGGTATCGTTGCCTTTGCAGCACAACTCTCAGCCCAGTTCTCTGCGGGTATCGTGATGGCTTCTCTAGGAAAGTACGTAGCTGTTATCCTGGGAGGTAATGTCATTCAATTCTTCATCATCCTTCCGCTCTTCCTCTTGGCAAGAGGCTTGAATCCTGTGCGTACACTGGGCAAGATGATGCCGGCAGTATTAATGGCTCTGTTTACAAAGAGTTCTGCTGCTACGTTGCCGGTGACGATGCAGACAGCAGAAGACAGGCTGGGAGTTTCCAATCAGGTTTCCCGCTTTGTATTACCTATCTGTACTACCATCAACATGAATGGTTGCGCTGCGTTTATCCTCGTAACCTCCTTATTTCTGATGCAGAATGGAGGAATGCCTTTACCTTGGACTACGATGATTCTCTGGCTCTTCATTTCAGTTATCTCAGCAGTGGGTAATGCAGGAGTACCGATGGGATGTTATTTCCTTACCCTATCTCTGATGTCCGGTATCAATGCTCCTATCGGCATCATGGGCATCATCCTGCCAATCTATACCATCATCGACATGATTGAAACGGCAGAGAATGTATGGTCAGACTCCTGTGTCTGTGCCATGGTGGATAGGGATTTGAAAAGATAG
- a CDS encoding penicillin-binding transpeptidase domain-containing protein, protein MMKKIFFAAFVLLIVMGFAACSNKQVPVSTVNLQLQNSVDSLLKQGMGEYGATEGIAIVVETSTGNLRAMVGLKENSGKLVSDTTLFSKARETFLFRSASLLAALETGNVSLDDMFDTYDGIDVVGQDTIYDHNWRKGGYGELTLLQGLAYNSSIAIDKAVDVAYQDKNVFLQKLEQMGLEKDSTFKGSWPLYALGFHHIKPVNFVSFFNAIANGGKMVSLKSQDSSAIVVDSMIAEKKNIESMKKAFRFYVTNGLGKKAESKMVNVAGTSGTIHTDDGIYADFCGYFPVEKPKYTVFVSYKRPEIPVSGGGMAGQTFRKIAEQIMKTCK, encoded by the coding sequence ATGATGAAGAAAATATTTTTTGCAGCATTCGTGTTGCTTATCGTGATGGGATTTGCAGCTTGTTCTAATAAACAGGTTCCTGTAAGTACAGTCAATCTTCAGTTGCAGAACTCTGTTGATAGTTTGCTCAAACAGGGAATGGGAGAGTATGGCGCTACGGAAGGTATAGCAATTGTGGTGGAGACATCGACTGGTAATCTCAGGGCGATGGTAGGGTTGAAGGAGAATAGTGGGAAACTTGTTTCAGATACCACCTTATTTTCCAAGGCTCGCGAAACATTTCTTTTCAGAAGTGCATCCCTGCTTGCTGCTCTTGAAACAGGAAATGTATCGCTGGACGATATGTTTGATACTTATGACGGTATTGATGTTGTTGGGCAGGATACCATCTATGACCATAATTGGAGAAAGGGTGGATATGGGGAATTGACTCTTCTGCAAGGATTAGCATACAATTCCAGTATTGCCATTGACAAGGCTGTAGATGTAGCTTATCAAGATAAAAATGTCTTCTTGCAAAAGCTGGAGCAAATGGGATTAGAGAAGGATTCTACTTTCAAAGGTTCCTGGCCCTTGTACGCTTTGGGCTTCCACCATATAAAGCCAGTCAATTTTGTGAGCTTCTTCAATGCCATCGCCAATGGAGGTAAAATGGTTAGTCTAAAATCGCAGGATAGTTCTGCTATCGTGGTTGACTCTATGATTGCAGAAAAGAAGAATATCGAATCAATGAAGAAGGCTTTTAGGTTCTATGTTACAAATGGCTTGGGCAAGAAGGCAGAATCAAAAATGGTCAATGTGGCTGGTACCTCTGGAACTATCCATACGGATGATGGCATCTATGCTGACTTCTGTGGTTACTTCCCCGTAGAGAAGCCGAAATACACGGTATTCGTCAGCTATAAAAGACCGGAGATTCCGGTTTCCGGAGGAGGTATGGCAGGACAAACATTTAGAAAGATTGCAGAACAGATAATGAAAACTTGTAAGTAG
- a CDS encoding AarF/UbiB family protein, which translates to MPTLPSIRTSIENNQSLVIDSFARQGIFRRDKRGRLVAYTGGFSVVYPFEYNNEVWAFRCWHADLGNLRGHFLTLSSALSKLNLPYFCSFTYVDEGIVVEGKKYPTTRMKWIDGKNLKEYICIHKNDKNKLKILADNFVKMITMLHKCHISHGDLQHGNILVDDNDNLFLIDYDSVYVPELQGEADIIKGLKGYQHPKRGDNLLANEKVDYFSELIIYLSILAIAEKSSLVEKYQVEDSEQLLFSFEDFKDLENCQVYADLMQLGGLFPILLKILSDYLDEDDICNLEPFTTLVDKYTKEPKIKSFRASSDYFVVGQSYKLTWEVNDASRVYLNGKNIPATICECEVRPLHIGLKSYELKVENGLKTVAAKLSVNVVEGVSLEVGLSLDKLKRGQAQTTLLHWNAQKAKSVVLETNAHSEPIPLQGKKKCSANVSTTYTIKAIALDGITEVSKSVTVGVFAESEVLFKTDKTFTFKDVPVTLSWDVKNAKSVKLEDETVPLVGKKVVTTDKEKQYVLEVVDEFGTKRVPITIKVLPLPLIKAILLPMPKLERTVFVQQNIPSPAVGLNVQMQELSVDMLGLNVNLHPTETKFAKLNSLHPLSIKIGSSLRSRIKMAIDVITNKVEHLKFVSDEER; encoded by the coding sequence ATGCCTACATTACCAAGTATAAGAACATCAATAGAGAATAACCAATCTTTGGTTATTGATTCTTTTGCCCGACAAGGTATCTTCCGAAGGGACAAGAGAGGGCGACTTGTAGCATATACAGGTGGCTTTTCTGTTGTTTATCCTTTTGAGTATAATAATGAGGTGTGGGCTTTTCGTTGTTGGCATGCGGATTTGGGCAATTTGAGAGGACATTTTTTGACACTCTCTTCTGCTTTATCTAAGTTGAATCTTCCATATTTCTGTAGTTTTACATATGTTGATGAAGGTATCGTAGTTGAAGGTAAGAAATATCCAACTACTAGAATGAAATGGATAGATGGAAAAAATCTCAAGGAGTATATCTGTATTCATAAGAATGACAAGAACAAGTTAAAGATCTTGGCAGATAATTTTGTCAAGATGATAACTATGCTGCATAAATGTCATATATCTCATGGGGATTTACAGCATGGTAATATCTTGGTCGATGATAATGATAATTTATTTTTGATTGACTATGATTCTGTTTATGTTCCAGAATTGCAAGGTGAGGCTGATATTATTAAAGGTTTAAAAGGGTATCAGCATCCTAAACGTGGTGACAATTTGTTGGCAAATGAAAAGGTTGATTATTTTTCTGAACTGATAATCTATCTCTCTATTCTAGCTATAGCGGAAAAATCGTCTTTAGTTGAGAAGTATCAAGTTGAAGATTCTGAGCAGTTGTTGTTTTCTTTTGAGGATTTCAAGGACTTAGAGAATTGTCAAGTTTATGCAGACTTAATGCAGTTGGGAGGTTTGTTTCCTATTCTGCTCAAGATATTGTCGGATTATCTTGATGAAGATGATATCTGTAATTTGGAACCATTTACGACACTAGTTGACAAATATACAAAAGAGCCAAAGATAAAATCTTTTAGGGCTTCATCAGATTATTTTGTTGTAGGGCAATCCTATAAATTGACTTGGGAAGTGAATGATGCCTCTCGTGTATATTTGAATGGAAAGAATATTCCTGCAACGATATGTGAATGTGAAGTACGACCATTGCATATAGGATTGAAAAGCTATGAACTGAAAGTAGAAAATGGATTAAAAACAGTTGCAGCAAAGCTTTCTGTAAATGTTGTGGAGGGTGTAAGTTTAGAAGTGGGGTTAAGCTTAGATAAACTCAAAAGAGGGCAAGCGCAAACAACTTTATTGCATTGGAATGCTCAAAAAGCAAAGAGTGTTGTTTTAGAGACTAATGCCCATTCTGAGCCTATACCATTGCAGGGTAAGAAAAAGTGTTCGGCAAATGTCTCTACAACTTACACCATAAAAGCAATAGCTCTTGATGGCATAACGGAAGTTTCTAAGTCTGTAACTGTTGGTGTCTTTGCTGAAAGTGAAGTGTTATTTAAGACAGATAAGACATTTACGTTTAAGGATGTGCCAGTGACTTTGAGTTGGGATGTGAAAAATGCTAAGTCGGTAAAATTGGAAGACGAAACAGTTCCTCTAGTAGGAAAGAAAGTTGTAACAACTGATAAGGAAAAACAATATGTGTTGGAGGTGGTGGATGAATTTGGGACAAAACGAGTTCCAATAACCATAAAGGTCCTTCCTTTACCTCTCATTAAAGCGATTTTGCTTCCGATGCCAAAATTAGAGAGGACAGTTTTTGTACAACAGAACATACCATCTCCAGCAGTAGGACTAAATGTACAGATGCAAGAATTGTCAGTTGATATGCTGGGCTTAAATGTAAATTTGCATCCTACAGAAACTAAATTTGCAAAGTTGAACTCTTTGCACCCTTTGTCTATAAAAATAGGAAGCAGTTTGCGTTCTCGCATCAAGATGGCAATAGATGTAATTACTAATAAAGTTGAACATTTAAAATTTGTAAGTGATGAAGAAAGATAG